Proteins encoded by one window of Lycium barbarum isolate Lr01 chromosome 11, ASM1917538v2, whole genome shotgun sequence:
- the LOC132618388 gene encoding uncharacterized protein LOC132618388, which produces MLGRPSILLSRTGGFRPENLGQNAMAMIGNLCFTIFVLGVLIFTIIAATYQPEDPLFHPSTKMTNFLTSKSNATFKADDTVVRTGEDFLVANHTAFLTFINLTDVDVPTTNAVLVSDDNLDCRGKIDDPIDCTDPDVFHLLMRAAIEKFKDIHFYRFGKPVRGSNDSSCHMAWRFRPKEGKTASLYKDYRSFVVSRSENCTFDVVRIGDYHSGGNARKRKRENRNRGKNDEGFEKAPPKTEGEHITLPVVGETINDSLPVVESESSFGDRKYLIYSGGGDRCKSMGHYLWSFLCALGEAQYLNRTLVMDLSICLSKIYTSSGVDEEGKDFRFYFDFEHLKDSASVLDQVQFWSDWKQWHRKDRLSLHLVEDFRVTPMKLSGVKDTLIMRKFGSVEPDNYWFRVCEGETEPVVERPWDLVWKSRRLVDIVSAISSRLNWDYDSVHVVRGEKARNREMWPHLEKDTSPEALLSSLQDKIDDGRNLYIATNEPNTSFFNPLKDKYSTHFLDEYKDLWDEKSEWYAETAKLNNGNPVEFDGYMRVSVDTEVFLRGKKQVETFNDLTKDCKDGINTCSSSS; this is translated from the coding sequence ATGTTGGGTCGACCATCAATTTTGCTGTCCAGGACTGGAGGTTTCAGGCCAGAAAATTTGGGTCAAAATGCAATGGCAATGATAGGGAACCTTTGTTTCACTATATTTGTACTTGGGGTTTTGATTTTCACTATAATTGCTGCAACTTATCAACCTGAAGACCCTTTATTCCACCCTTCAACAAAAATGACTAATTTCCTTACTTCCAAATCTAATGCTACATTTAAAGCTGATGATACTGTAGTGAGGACTGGTGAGGACTTTCTTGTTGCTAATCACACCGCGTTTTTGACCTTTATAAACCTCACTGATGTTGATGTTCCAACCACTAATGCTGTACTTGTGTCTGACGATAATTTGGATTGTCGTGGCAAGATTGATGATCCCATTGATTGCACGGATCCGGATGTGTTTCATTTGTTGATGAGGGCTGCTATTGAGAAGTTTAAGGACATACATTTTTACCGGTTTGGGAAGCCGGTTCGAGGGTCGAACGATAGTTCCTGCCACATGGCGTGGCGGTTTAGGCCTAAGGAAGGGAAGACTGCTTCCCTTTATAAGGATTACCGGTCTTTTGTGGTTTCTAGGTCGGAGAACTGCACGTTTGATGTGGTCAGAATAGGTGATTATCATTCTGGTGGAAATGCTCgcaagaggaagagagagaacaGAAATCGTGGGAAGAATGATGAGGGTTTCGAGAAGGCACCTCCTAAGACAGAAGGAGAACATATTACTCTGCCTGTGGTTGGGGAAACTATAAATGACTCGCTTCCGGTGGTGGAATCGGAGAGTTCGTTTGGTGACAGGAAGTATTTGATTTATTCGGGAGGTGGGGATAGGTGCAAGAGCATGGGCCATTATCTTTGGAGCTTCCTGTGTGCGTTAGGTGAGGCTCAATATTTGAACAGGACTTTGGTAATGGACTTAAGTATTTGTTTATCCAAGATTTATACTTCATCTGGTGTAGATGAGGAAGGAAAGGATTTCAGGTTTTACTTCGATTTTGAGCACTTAAAGGATTCAGCTTCGGTCCTCGATCAGGTTCAGTTTTGGTCAGATTGGAAGCAATGGCATAGAAAAGACAGATTAAGTCTCCATCTTGTGGAGGATTTTAGGGTTACACCCATGAAGTTATCTGGAGTAAAAGATACTTTAATTATGAGGAAATTTGGTTCTGTAGAGCCAGATAATTACTGGTTCAGGGTATGCGAGGGTGAGACAGAACCCGTCGTTGAACGACCATGGGATCTAGTATGGAAATCTAGACGGTTAGTGGACATTGTTTCAGCTATTTCATCAAGGTTGAATTGGGATTATGACTCGGTTCATGTTGTAAGAGGGGAGAAAGCAAGGAATCGTGAAATGTGGCCACATTTGGAAAAAGATACTTCTCCCGAGGCTCTACTGTCTAGCTTGCAGGACAAGATTGATGACGGGAGGAACCTCTATATTGCAACTAACGAACCAAATACATCCTTTTTTAACCCTTTAAAAGACAAATATTCCACACATTTCCTTGATGAATATAAAGATCTTTGGGATGAAAAGAGTGAGTGGTATGCTGAGACGGCAAAACTTAATAATGGGAATCCAGTTGAATTTGATGGGTACATGAGGGTTTCAGTTGATACGGAAGTTTTCTTGAGGGGTAAAAAACAGGTTGAGACATTTAATGATCTCACAAAAGACTGCAAGGATGGGATCAATACGTGCAGTTCGTCCAGCTAG
- the LOC132618389 gene encoding probable E3 ubiquitin-protein ligase XERICO, which yields MGLSQYPTPADAGVLCVILVNTAISISIVKEIVRSILHVIGIHIASWDEYSIEGPLDPFECRGSPSESYMDEFRSRTPAIRYDSICISNHAEKECSVCLTDFEPDAEINHLSCGHVFHKLCLEKWLKYWNVTCPLCRNYMMMSQEGEEDTCPM from the coding sequence ATGGGCCTATCACAGTATCCAACTCCAGCAGATGCAGGAGTGCTCTGTGTGATTCTAGTAAACACAGCCATATCTATCTCTATCGTCAAGGAGATAGTCCGATCGATCCTTCATGTGATTGGCATCCACATAGCATCATGGGACGAATATTCCATAGAAGGCCCTTTAGACCCGTTTGAATGTCGAGGTAGCCCATCGGAATCATATATGGACGAATTCAGGAGTCGTACCCCTGCAATTCGGTACGACTCAATCTGTATCTCTAACCACGCCGAGAAAGAGTGCTCGGTTTGCTTGACGGATTTTGAGCCCGACGCAGAGATAAACCATCTCTCGTGTGGTCATGTTTTCCACAAGCTTTGTCTAGAGAAGTGGCTCAAGTACTGGAATGTAACTTGTCCACTTTGTAGGAATTACATGATGATGTCTCAGGAAGGTGAAGAAGATACTTGTCCTATGTGA